In Zingiber officinale cultivar Zhangliang chromosome 8B, Zo_v1.1, whole genome shotgun sequence, a single genomic region encodes these proteins:
- the LOC122014796 gene encoding DNA-directed RNA polymerase III subunit 1-like isoform X2, which translates to MRNPKADVAMKNALMTKIRDRCKLSICPWCGSKNGVVKKTKSSLAIAHDFSRTIDGSKDEVIAAMSHISSKSLHIAHLLSPIIVLSLFKKMLDEDCELLNMSDRPEKFIVTNIAIPPVSIRPSALVDAGASSNEDSITIILKGIINTNSVLREDLEGAVPPFKCLELWDALQNQVVEYVNSEAPSVLNSKNRGLVQRLKGKQGRFRGNLSGKRTEFTGRTVISPDPNLKITEVAIPMLMAKKLTFPERVSAHNIEKLRQRIGNGPDKYPGANFILLPDGTRQHLRYVDKKTAASELKYGFIVERHLEDGDVILFNRQPSLHRMSIMCHRARVMPWRTLRFNESVCNPYNADFDGDEMNLHVPQTEEARTEALMLMGVQNNLCTPKNGEILVASTQDFLTSSYLITRKDTFYDRATFSLMCSYIGDAMESVDLPTPAIMKPVELWTGKQLFNVLVRPNAHTKVFVNLIVKEKIYKKYETMCPSDGYVYFRNSELISGQLGKVTLGNGNKDGLFSVLLRDYNSHAAASCMNRLAKLSARFIGNHGFSIGIDDVQPGDDLNQQKKKKIDDGYRECYDLISLYSKGKLTLHPGCNAAQTLELSITEVLNEIRTTAGNVCMNELHWRNSPLIMSQCGSKGSPINISQMVACVGQQSVGGRRAPDGFIHRTLPHFTINSKTPSAKGFVANSFYTGLTATEFFFHTMGGREGLVDTAVKTAETGYMSRRLMKGLEDLSIYYDQTVRNASGGVVQFLYGGDGMDPAKMEGKDGIPLNMDQLFMKIMATCPPREKNMLSPTEISNFVDDRLAKHDMSPEGGCSDCFKRSLSDFVQKRVTAWEYTRKALQLNEAVVGEKCAGALENVAANISGISPRQLEVFLETCISRYHSKRVEAGASIGAIGAQSIGEPGTQMTLKTFHFAGVASMNVTLGVPRIKEIINASKNISTPIITAVLENEENVFSARIVKSKIEKTTLGEVARAIKVVLKPGQQCISIKLDMDLIEALHMGISAESVRHSILGHPKIKLKEQHVHSVGHDRLKIFPPEVDRIKFQSALHNLKSMLPKVVVKGFPSVDRAIIREEKNVHSLVVEGTNLLGVMGTLGIDGRKTTSNHVMEVVRTLGIEASRTSIINEIKFTMNSHGMSIDLRHMMLLADLMTYKGEVLGITRFGISKMKESVLMLASFEKTAEHLFNASYAGRDDQIEGVSECIIMGIPMQLGTGILRVRQRVDNLPELKYAPDPILS; encoded by the exons ATGAGGAATCCTAAAGCTGATGTAGCTATGAAAAATGCCCTTATGACGAAAATCAGAGACAGGTGCAAACTTTCTATTTGTCCATGGTGTGGAAGTAAAAATG gtgttgttaaaaaaacaaaatcttCATTAGCCATTGCTCATGATTTTTCAAGAACTATTGATGGAAGCAAAGATGAAGTTATTGCTGCAATGTCTCACATCAGTAGCAAATCTTTGCACATTGCACACCTTCTAAGTCCTATTATTGTACTCTCTCTTTTCAAAAAAATGCTTGATGAG GATTGTGAATTGCTTAATATGTCTGATAGACCTGAGAAATTTATTGTGACAAATATTGCTATACCACCTGTGAGCATCCGTCCTTCTGCTTTAGTGGATGCTGGTGCTTCAAG CAACGAGGACAGTATTACTATCATTCTGAAAGGTATTATTAACACCAATTCTGTTCTTCGAGAGGATCTTGAAGGTGCTGTGCCTCCATTCAAATGTTTG GAGTTGTGGGATGCCCTTCAAAATCAAGTTGTCGAATATGTTAACAGTGAAGCCCCTTCagttttaaattcaaaaaatcgTGGTCTTGTTCAGAGGCTTAAAGGAAAGCAAGGGCGTTTTCGTGGTAACTTGTCTGGAAAACGTACTGAATTTACTGGAAGAACTGTCATTTCTCCAGATCCAAATTTGAAAATTACTGAG GTTGCAATTCCTATGCTTATGGCAAAGAAATTAACTTTTCCAGAACGGGTTTCTGCTCATAACATAGAAAAGTTGAGACAACGAATAGGCAATGGACCTGACAAATACCCAGGGGCAAATTTTATTTTACTACCAGATGGAACCAGACA GCATTTACGATATGTGGACAAGAAAACTGCAGCTAGTGAActaaaatatggttttatagtGGAAAGGCATTTGGAAGATGGAGATGTTATTCTTTTTAACCGGCAACCAAGTCTGCATAGGATGTCAATTATGTGCCACAGG GCAAGGGTAATGCCTTGGAGAACGTTGAGATTTAATGAATCTGTTTGCAACCCTTACAATGCTGATTTTGATGGTGATGAGATGAATTTACATGTTCCTCAAACAGAAGAAGCACGCACTGAAGCTCTTATGCTTATGGGG GTGCAAAATAACTTGTGCACTCCAAAGAATGGGGAGATATTAGTTGCTTCCACCCAGGATTTCCTGACATCATCATATCTGATTACACGGAAAGATACCTTCTATGATCGAGCTACATTCTCTCTAATGTGCTCCTACATTGGTGATGCTATGGAGTCTGTTGATTTGCCTACACCAGCCATTATGAAG CCTGTTGAACTATGGACTGGGAAGCAACTTTTCAATGTTCTTGTGCGTCCTAATGCACACACAAAGGTGTTTGTTAATCTTATAGTCAAagagaaaatatataaaaaatatgagaCCATGTGTCCCAGCGATGGATATGTATATTTTCGTAACAGTGAGCTTATAAGTGGGCAACTAGGGAAGGTTACTCTAG GAAATGGTAACAAGGATGGCTTATTCTCTGTTCTCCTAAGAGACTATAATTCTCATGCTGCTGCAAGTTGTATGAATCGATTGGCTAAGTTAAG TGCCAGGTTCATAGGGAACCATGGATTTTCAATTGGCATTGATGATGTCCAGCCAGGAGATGATCTCAATcagcaaaagaagaaaaaaattgatgATGGATATAGAGAATGCTATGACCTTATTTCTTTATACAGCAAAGGAAAACTTACTCTGCATCCTGGTTGCAATGCAGCTCAGACTTTGGAACTTAGTATAACAGAAGTATTGAACGAAATTCGAACTACTGCTGGAAAT GTTTGTATGAATGAACTCCACTGGAGAAACAGTCCCTTGATTATGTCACAGTGTGGTTCTAAAGGTTCCCCAATCAATATCAGCCAGATGGTAGCATGTGTTGGTCAACAATCAGTTGGAGGTCGTCGTGCTCCAGATGGATTTATACATCGCACTCTTCCACACTTCACTATTAATTCAAAGACTCCTTCT GCTAAAGGCTTTGTTGCTAATTCATTTTACACTGGCTTGACGGCTACGGAATTCTTCTTCCATACGATGGGTGGACGAGAAGGTCTTGTGGACACAGCA GTAAAAACAGCAGAAACTGGGTACATGTCCCGGAGATTGATGAAAGGCTTGGAAGATCTGTCCATTTATTACGATCAGACAGTGCGCAATGCTAGTGGAGGTGTAGTACAGTTTCTTTATGGAGGTGATGGCATGGATCCAGCAAAGATGGAAGGCAAAGACGGCATTCCCTTAAATATGGATCAATTATTTATGAAGATTATG GCAACTTGTCCTCCTAGAGAAAAAAACATGTTATCTCCAACCGaaatttcaaattttgtggaCGACAGATTGGCAAAGCACGATATGTCACCTGAGGGTGGTTGCTCTGATTGCTTCAAAAGATCGTTGTCTGATTTTGTCCAGAAGCGTGTCACTGCTTGGGAATACACAAGGAAAGCGCTTCAACTCAATGAAGCGGTTGTAGGGGAGAAATGTGCCGGTGCATTGGAAAATGTTGCTGCTAATATatcaggaatttctcctagacAGCTGGAG GTTTTTCTAGAGACATGTATATCACGCTATCATTCAAAAAGAGTTGAAGCCGGAGCATCAATCGGTGCGATTGGAGCCCAAAGCATTGGAGAGCCAGGGACACAAATGACATTAAAAACCTTTCACTTTGCTGGAGTTGCCAGCATGA ATGTCACACTTGGCGTTCCACGTATCAAGGAAATAATAAATGCATCCAAAAACATAAGCACACCGATCATTACTGCTGTGCTTGAAAATGAAGAAAATGTCTTTTCTGCACGCATCGTGAAAAGCAAAATAGAGAAAACAACCTTAGGGGAG GTTGCTAGAGCGATCAAGGTTGTGCTGAAACCAGGTCAACAATGTATATCGATAAAACTTGACATGGACCTAATTGAAGCATTACATATGGGAATCTCTGCTGAATCTGTGCGTCATTCCATCCTCGGTCATCCAAAAATAAAGCTAAAAGAACAG CATGTACACAGTGTAGGGCATGACAGGTTGAAAATATTTCCCCCAGAAGTCGATAGAATAAAGTTCCAGTCTGCACTACACAATTTAAAATCCATGCTTCCCAAGGTCGTCGTGAAG GGCTTTCCATCTGTCGATCGAGCAATTATCCGTGAAGAGAAAAATGTACACAGCCTGGTGGTTGAAGG GACGAACCTTTTAGGAGTCATGGGTACCCTGGGAATTGATGGAAGAAAAACGACGAGTAACCATGTTATGGAAGTTGTGCGGACGCTTGGAATTGAAGCATCGAGGACGAGCATCATCAATGAAATTAAATTTACCATGAACAGTCACGGCATGAGTATCGATCTTCGCCACATGATGCTTCTGGCAGATCTTATGACATACAAG GGTGAAGTTCTCGGGATTACGAGATTTGGCATTTCGAAGATGAAAGAAAGTGTGTTGATGCTTGCATCGTTTGAGAAAACCGCTGAGCACTTGTTCAATGCTTCCTATGCTGGCCGGGACGATCAAATAGAAGGCGTGAGCGAGTGTATCATAATGGGCATCCCCATGCAGCTCGGTACCGGAATACTTAGAGTTAGACAAAG AGTTGACAATCTTCCTGAATTGAAGTATGCACCTGATCCAATTTTAAGCTGA
- the LOC122014796 gene encoding DNA-directed RNA polymerase III subunit 1-like isoform X1, producing the protein MARREEKLRCTKELYNEDMGPRRIQSIRFSALSGEEIKNSAEVQVWNNRIYGADLRPVQNGLLDPRMGAANKAGVCTTCHGNFSECPGHFGYLKLTLPVFNVGFFNSILNILKCICKACSRILLVEDDRKTYLKKMRNPKADVAMKNALMTKIRDRCKLSICPWCGSKNGVVKKTKSSLAIAHDFSRTIDGSKDEVIAAMSHISSKSLHIAHLLSPIIVLSLFKKMLDEDCELLNMSDRPEKFIVTNIAIPPVSIRPSALVDAGASSNEDSITIILKGIINTNSVLREDLEGAVPPFKCLELWDALQNQVVEYVNSEAPSVLNSKNRGLVQRLKGKQGRFRGNLSGKRTEFTGRTVISPDPNLKITEVAIPMLMAKKLTFPERVSAHNIEKLRQRIGNGPDKYPGANFILLPDGTRQHLRYVDKKTAASELKYGFIVERHLEDGDVILFNRQPSLHRMSIMCHRARVMPWRTLRFNESVCNPYNADFDGDEMNLHVPQTEEARTEALMLMGVQNNLCTPKNGEILVASTQDFLTSSYLITRKDTFYDRATFSLMCSYIGDAMESVDLPTPAIMKPVELWTGKQLFNVLVRPNAHTKVFVNLIVKEKIYKKYETMCPSDGYVYFRNSELISGQLGKVTLGNGNKDGLFSVLLRDYNSHAAASCMNRLAKLSARFIGNHGFSIGIDDVQPGDDLNQQKKKKIDDGYRECYDLISLYSKGKLTLHPGCNAAQTLELSITEVLNEIRTTAGNVCMNELHWRNSPLIMSQCGSKGSPINISQMVACVGQQSVGGRRAPDGFIHRTLPHFTINSKTPSAKGFVANSFYTGLTATEFFFHTMGGREGLVDTAVKTAETGYMSRRLMKGLEDLSIYYDQTVRNASGGVVQFLYGGDGMDPAKMEGKDGIPLNMDQLFMKIMATCPPREKNMLSPTEISNFVDDRLAKHDMSPEGGCSDCFKRSLSDFVQKRVTAWEYTRKALQLNEAVVGEKCAGALENVAANISGISPRQLEVFLETCISRYHSKRVEAGASIGAIGAQSIGEPGTQMTLKTFHFAGVASMNVTLGVPRIKEIINASKNISTPIITAVLENEENVFSARIVKSKIEKTTLGEVARAIKVVLKPGQQCISIKLDMDLIEALHMGISAESVRHSILGHPKIKLKEQHVHSVGHDRLKIFPPEVDRIKFQSALHNLKSMLPKVVVKGFPSVDRAIIREEKNVHSLVVEGTNLLGVMGTLGIDGRKTTSNHVMEVVRTLGIEASRTSIINEIKFTMNSHGMSIDLRHMMLLADLMTYKGEVLGITRFGISKMKESVLMLASFEKTAEHLFNASYAGRDDQIEGVSECIIMGIPMQLGTGILRVRQRVDNLPELKYAPDPILS; encoded by the exons ATGGCGCGGAGGGAGGAGAAGCTACGGTGCACAAAAGAACTATACAATGAGGACATGGGGCCTCGGCGGAT ACAGAGTATTAGGTTTAGTGCGTTATCTGGCGAGGAAATTAAGAATTCAGCAGAAGTCCAGGTTTGGAATAATAGAATCTATGGTGCCGATTTGAGGCCTGTTCAGAATGGACTACTTGATCCTCGCATG GGTGCAGCAAACAAGGCTGGAGTTTGTACTACATGCCATGGCAATTTCTCCGAGTGTCCTGGACATTTTGGATATCTAAAGTTGACGCTTCCTGTTTTTAATGTTGGCTTTTTCAATTCTATACTGAATATTTTGAAGTGCATATGCAAG GCCTGTAGTCGAATTCTTCTTGTGGAGGATGATCGTAAGACCTATTTGAAAAAGATGAGGAATCCTAAAGCTGATGTAGCTATGAAAAATGCCCTTATGACGAAAATCAGAGACAGGTGCAAACTTTCTATTTGTCCATGGTGTGGAAGTAAAAATG gtgttgttaaaaaaacaaaatcttCATTAGCCATTGCTCATGATTTTTCAAGAACTATTGATGGAAGCAAAGATGAAGTTATTGCTGCAATGTCTCACATCAGTAGCAAATCTTTGCACATTGCACACCTTCTAAGTCCTATTATTGTACTCTCTCTTTTCAAAAAAATGCTTGATGAG GATTGTGAATTGCTTAATATGTCTGATAGACCTGAGAAATTTATTGTGACAAATATTGCTATACCACCTGTGAGCATCCGTCCTTCTGCTTTAGTGGATGCTGGTGCTTCAAG CAACGAGGACAGTATTACTATCATTCTGAAAGGTATTATTAACACCAATTCTGTTCTTCGAGAGGATCTTGAAGGTGCTGTGCCTCCATTCAAATGTTTG GAGTTGTGGGATGCCCTTCAAAATCAAGTTGTCGAATATGTTAACAGTGAAGCCCCTTCagttttaaattcaaaaaatcgTGGTCTTGTTCAGAGGCTTAAAGGAAAGCAAGGGCGTTTTCGTGGTAACTTGTCTGGAAAACGTACTGAATTTACTGGAAGAACTGTCATTTCTCCAGATCCAAATTTGAAAATTACTGAG GTTGCAATTCCTATGCTTATGGCAAAGAAATTAACTTTTCCAGAACGGGTTTCTGCTCATAACATAGAAAAGTTGAGACAACGAATAGGCAATGGACCTGACAAATACCCAGGGGCAAATTTTATTTTACTACCAGATGGAACCAGACA GCATTTACGATATGTGGACAAGAAAACTGCAGCTAGTGAActaaaatatggttttatagtGGAAAGGCATTTGGAAGATGGAGATGTTATTCTTTTTAACCGGCAACCAAGTCTGCATAGGATGTCAATTATGTGCCACAGG GCAAGGGTAATGCCTTGGAGAACGTTGAGATTTAATGAATCTGTTTGCAACCCTTACAATGCTGATTTTGATGGTGATGAGATGAATTTACATGTTCCTCAAACAGAAGAAGCACGCACTGAAGCTCTTATGCTTATGGGG GTGCAAAATAACTTGTGCACTCCAAAGAATGGGGAGATATTAGTTGCTTCCACCCAGGATTTCCTGACATCATCATATCTGATTACACGGAAAGATACCTTCTATGATCGAGCTACATTCTCTCTAATGTGCTCCTACATTGGTGATGCTATGGAGTCTGTTGATTTGCCTACACCAGCCATTATGAAG CCTGTTGAACTATGGACTGGGAAGCAACTTTTCAATGTTCTTGTGCGTCCTAATGCACACACAAAGGTGTTTGTTAATCTTATAGTCAAagagaaaatatataaaaaatatgagaCCATGTGTCCCAGCGATGGATATGTATATTTTCGTAACAGTGAGCTTATAAGTGGGCAACTAGGGAAGGTTACTCTAG GAAATGGTAACAAGGATGGCTTATTCTCTGTTCTCCTAAGAGACTATAATTCTCATGCTGCTGCAAGTTGTATGAATCGATTGGCTAAGTTAAG TGCCAGGTTCATAGGGAACCATGGATTTTCAATTGGCATTGATGATGTCCAGCCAGGAGATGATCTCAATcagcaaaagaagaaaaaaattgatgATGGATATAGAGAATGCTATGACCTTATTTCTTTATACAGCAAAGGAAAACTTACTCTGCATCCTGGTTGCAATGCAGCTCAGACTTTGGAACTTAGTATAACAGAAGTATTGAACGAAATTCGAACTACTGCTGGAAAT GTTTGTATGAATGAACTCCACTGGAGAAACAGTCCCTTGATTATGTCACAGTGTGGTTCTAAAGGTTCCCCAATCAATATCAGCCAGATGGTAGCATGTGTTGGTCAACAATCAGTTGGAGGTCGTCGTGCTCCAGATGGATTTATACATCGCACTCTTCCACACTTCACTATTAATTCAAAGACTCCTTCT GCTAAAGGCTTTGTTGCTAATTCATTTTACACTGGCTTGACGGCTACGGAATTCTTCTTCCATACGATGGGTGGACGAGAAGGTCTTGTGGACACAGCA GTAAAAACAGCAGAAACTGGGTACATGTCCCGGAGATTGATGAAAGGCTTGGAAGATCTGTCCATTTATTACGATCAGACAGTGCGCAATGCTAGTGGAGGTGTAGTACAGTTTCTTTATGGAGGTGATGGCATGGATCCAGCAAAGATGGAAGGCAAAGACGGCATTCCCTTAAATATGGATCAATTATTTATGAAGATTATG GCAACTTGTCCTCCTAGAGAAAAAAACATGTTATCTCCAACCGaaatttcaaattttgtggaCGACAGATTGGCAAAGCACGATATGTCACCTGAGGGTGGTTGCTCTGATTGCTTCAAAAGATCGTTGTCTGATTTTGTCCAGAAGCGTGTCACTGCTTGGGAATACACAAGGAAAGCGCTTCAACTCAATGAAGCGGTTGTAGGGGAGAAATGTGCCGGTGCATTGGAAAATGTTGCTGCTAATATatcaggaatttctcctagacAGCTGGAG GTTTTTCTAGAGACATGTATATCACGCTATCATTCAAAAAGAGTTGAAGCCGGAGCATCAATCGGTGCGATTGGAGCCCAAAGCATTGGAGAGCCAGGGACACAAATGACATTAAAAACCTTTCACTTTGCTGGAGTTGCCAGCATGA ATGTCACACTTGGCGTTCCACGTATCAAGGAAATAATAAATGCATCCAAAAACATAAGCACACCGATCATTACTGCTGTGCTTGAAAATGAAGAAAATGTCTTTTCTGCACGCATCGTGAAAAGCAAAATAGAGAAAACAACCTTAGGGGAG GTTGCTAGAGCGATCAAGGTTGTGCTGAAACCAGGTCAACAATGTATATCGATAAAACTTGACATGGACCTAATTGAAGCATTACATATGGGAATCTCTGCTGAATCTGTGCGTCATTCCATCCTCGGTCATCCAAAAATAAAGCTAAAAGAACAG CATGTACACAGTGTAGGGCATGACAGGTTGAAAATATTTCCCCCAGAAGTCGATAGAATAAAGTTCCAGTCTGCACTACACAATTTAAAATCCATGCTTCCCAAGGTCGTCGTGAAG GGCTTTCCATCTGTCGATCGAGCAATTATCCGTGAAGAGAAAAATGTACACAGCCTGGTGGTTGAAGG GACGAACCTTTTAGGAGTCATGGGTACCCTGGGAATTGATGGAAGAAAAACGACGAGTAACCATGTTATGGAAGTTGTGCGGACGCTTGGAATTGAAGCATCGAGGACGAGCATCATCAATGAAATTAAATTTACCATGAACAGTCACGGCATGAGTATCGATCTTCGCCACATGATGCTTCTGGCAGATCTTATGACATACAAG GGTGAAGTTCTCGGGATTACGAGATTTGGCATTTCGAAGATGAAAGAAAGTGTGTTGATGCTTGCATCGTTTGAGAAAACCGCTGAGCACTTGTTCAATGCTTCCTATGCTGGCCGGGACGATCAAATAGAAGGCGTGAGCGAGTGTATCATAATGGGCATCCCCATGCAGCTCGGTACCGGAATACTTAGAGTTAGACAAAG AGTTGACAATCTTCCTGAATTGAAGTATGCACCTGATCCAATTTTAAGCTGA